Proteins encoded in a region of the Streptomyces sp. NBC_01298 genome:
- a CDS encoding carboxylesterase/lipase family protein → MTDDPSRRKVLKNSGALTGAALLSGVAGGHAAQAAPRTTPSTQPPPVVVLPSGRLLGSAEGGLAVFKGVPYAAPPVGALRWRAARPHPGWQGTHDATAFGPSAPQPYREGGDQVLGTHGSPPFGEDCLTLNVWTPATDDAKRPVLVWIHGGGFISGSGSMPNYSGETFARDGDLVVVTVNYRLGPLGYLYFGEDGAGGNFWLTDQLAALRWVRENIASFGGDPDDITLAGQSGGALSVAALAGARGAGRPGRPPFRRAILQSPPLGLKIPTRAESLERTAAFLDILGAANVTELRAAPWQRLIAATFEMFGRTGRWGYWSTPFLPVLDDITLDRDPGELLLGGAGADIDVLIGWTREEANFAFGLSEPYAAATREQVVARARDTFGARAEQAYTAYEEARPGARPVDVLMDLITDDLFRMPAVELAERRAARGRPVWAYQFNLPTPAHGGRLAAAHCLELPFAFDNFDKWSQAPFLAGLNPRVRDGLASTMHAAWISFIRTGVPHHGAMPRWGRYDQDSRTTMALDSVTSAVGDLAGHWRRLHHPEGR, encoded by the coding sequence ATGACCGACGATCCCTCACGGCGCAAAGTCCTCAAGAACAGCGGGGCGTTGACGGGCGCCGCACTGCTCTCCGGGGTGGCGGGCGGGCACGCGGCCCAGGCCGCCCCGCGCACGACCCCGTCCACCCAGCCCCCACCCGTCGTGGTCCTGCCCTCGGGCCGGCTGCTCGGGAGCGCCGAAGGGGGGCTCGCCGTGTTCAAGGGCGTGCCCTACGCGGCGCCGCCGGTCGGCGCACTCCGCTGGCGGGCGGCCCGGCCCCACCCCGGCTGGCAGGGCACGCACGACGCGACCGCCTTCGGCCCGAGCGCCCCGCAGCCCTACCGGGAGGGCGGCGACCAGGTGCTCGGCACCCACGGCTCGCCGCCCTTCGGCGAGGACTGCCTCACGCTCAACGTCTGGACTCCCGCAACCGACGACGCCAAACGGCCGGTCCTGGTGTGGATCCACGGCGGCGGCTTCATCTCCGGATCCGGCTCGATGCCGAACTACTCCGGCGAGACCTTCGCGCGCGACGGCGACCTCGTCGTCGTGACCGTCAACTACCGCCTCGGACCGCTTGGTTACCTCTACTTCGGCGAGGACGGCGCCGGCGGGAACTTCTGGCTCACCGACCAGCTCGCCGCCCTGCGCTGGGTACGCGAGAACATCGCCTCGTTCGGCGGCGACCCCGACGACATCACCCTCGCCGGCCAGTCGGGCGGCGCGCTGTCGGTCGCGGCGCTGGCCGGCGCCCGCGGCGCCGGACGACCGGGTCGCCCGCCGTTCCGGCGCGCCATCCTGCAGAGCCCCCCGCTCGGGCTGAAGATCCCCACCCGGGCCGAATCCCTGGAGCGCACCGCCGCCTTCCTGGACATCCTGGGGGCCGCGAACGTGACGGAACTGCGGGCCGCGCCCTGGCAGCGCCTGATCGCCGCCACCTTCGAGATGTTCGGGCGCACCGGACGGTGGGGCTACTGGTCGACCCCGTTCCTGCCGGTGCTCGACGACATCACCCTGGACCGCGACCCCGGCGAGCTGCTGCTCGGCGGAGCCGGGGCGGACATCGACGTCCTGATCGGCTGGACCAGGGAGGAGGCCAACTTCGCCTTCGGGCTGAGCGAGCCGTACGCCGCCGCGACCAGGGAGCAGGTGGTCGCCCGGGCACGGGACACCTTCGGGGCCCGCGCCGAACAGGCCTACACCGCCTACGAGGAGGCCCGGCCGGGCGCCCGCCCCGTGGACGTACTGATGGATCTGATCACCGACGATCTGTTCCGCATGCCCGCCGTCGAACTGGCCGAACGGCGGGCGGCCCGCGGACGTCCCGTCTGGGCGTACCAGTTCAACCTGCCGACGCCCGCGCACGGCGGCCGGCTCGCGGCCGCGCACTGCCTGGAACTGCCCTTCGCCTTCGACAACTTCGACAAGTGGTCGCAGGCGCCGTTCCTGGCGGGGCTGAACCCCAGGGTCCGCGACGGGCTCGCCTCGACGATGCACGCGGCCTGGATCTCCTTCATCCGCACGGGCGTTCCCCACCACGGCGCCATGCCGCGATGGGGCCGCTACGACCAGGACTCCCGCACGACGATGGCCCTCGACTCCGTCACCAGTGCCGTCGGCGACCTGGCGGGCCACTGGCGGCGCCTGCACCATCCCGAAGGGCGGTAA
- a CDS encoding tRNA-dependent cyclodipeptide synthase, whose amino-acid sequence MGLAARRTRHLLTTLTEVFTVRPYTPHCQVINAEGDHAVIGISPGNSYFSAQRVLDLAQWGMRHFAQVDLIYTDLHVAEMYEALGYDADEARRKAVKNLRGVRAKVNNAAAEADPSGERLRARPMSALTDIPAYRALHAHLYNLLDTDPEFRRTCNSLVDSFLSSKVLGGKTATTRQREVCLEYVCAEAPLFLDTPAILGVPSSLNCYHQLLPMAELLYSRGSGLRASRNQGHAVITPAEGAPDVH is encoded by the coding sequence ATGGGACTTGCGGCGCGAAGGACCCGACACCTGTTGACGACATTGACCGAAGTCTTCACAGTCCGGCCGTACACCCCCCACTGCCAGGTAATCAATGCCGAAGGCGATCACGCCGTGATCGGCATCTCACCCGGAAACAGCTACTTCTCCGCCCAGCGCGTTCTCGACCTCGCCCAGTGGGGCATGCGTCATTTCGCGCAGGTCGATCTCATCTACACCGACCTGCACGTGGCCGAGATGTACGAGGCGCTCGGCTACGACGCCGACGAAGCCCGGCGCAAGGCGGTCAAGAACCTGCGGGGCGTCCGCGCCAAGGTCAACAACGCCGCGGCGGAGGCCGACCCCAGCGGCGAGCGTCTGCGTGCGCGGCCCATGTCGGCCCTCACGGACATTCCCGCGTACCGCGCGCTCCACGCCCACCTGTACAACCTGCTCGACACCGACCCGGAGTTCCGCAGGACCTGCAATTCCCTGGTCGATTCCTTCCTCTCCTCCAAGGTGCTGGGCGGCAAGACCGCCACCACCCGGCAGCGCGAAGTCTGCCTGGAGTACGTCTGCGCCGAGGCGCCGCTCTTCCTGGACACCCCCGCGATCCTCGGGGTTCCGTCCTCCCTCAACTGCTACCACCAGCTCCTGCCGATGGCGGAACTGCTCTACTCACGCGGCTCCGGTCTGCGCGCCTCGCGCAACCAGGGACACGCCGTCATCACCCCCGCCGAAGGAGCACCCGATGTCCACTGA
- a CDS encoding cytochrome P450 — MSTETLLDFPFSARGDQLPPEVEELRDEPVKRVRTIAGDEAWLVSSYELCKQVLEDPRFSLKDTSAPGVPRQYALTIPPEVVNNMGNITGAGLRKAVLKAINPKTDGLTDWMRAEASTLVDGLLTHGAPVDLRSQFTNPYAENLHCRILGIPQADAPRLASSLDIAFMNSACPVTGAKLNWDRDMAYMVERLDDPTTTGLVSELAALRTDPQYAHLTDEMLATVGVTLFGAGVISTMGFLTMAVFSLLQNPDVWEQLRKSPEKIPGAVDELLRVNLSIADGLPRLALEDLTLGDVEVKKGELLLVLVEAANTDPAVFSDPHVVDIDRENAATHLSFGGGQHYCPATALGKRHAEIAIEVLLEKMPRLQLAVPVDQLVWRTRFMKRLPERLPVLW; from the coding sequence ATGTCCACTGAGACCCTTCTCGACTTCCCGTTCTCCGCGCGCGGCGACCAGCTGCCCCCCGAGGTCGAGGAGTTGCGCGACGAGCCGGTCAAGCGGGTCCGCACGATCGCCGGTGACGAAGCCTGGCTCGTCTCCTCCTACGAGCTGTGCAAGCAGGTCCTGGAAGACCCCAGGTTCAGCCTGAAGGACACCTCGGCCCCCGGGGTGCCCCGCCAGTACGCGCTGACGATCCCGCCCGAGGTCGTCAACAACATGGGCAACATCACCGGGGCCGGTCTGCGCAAGGCCGTCCTCAAGGCGATCAACCCCAAGACCGACGGCCTCACCGACTGGATGCGCGCCGAGGCCTCCACCCTCGTCGACGGCCTCCTCACCCACGGGGCCCCGGTCGACCTGCGCAGCCAGTTCACCAACCCGTACGCCGAGAACCTGCACTGCCGCATCCTCGGCATACCGCAGGCCGACGCCCCGCGCCTGGCGTCCAGCCTCGACATCGCGTTCATGAACTCGGCCTGCCCCGTCACCGGTGCCAAGCTCAACTGGGACCGGGACATGGCCTATATGGTCGAGCGCCTGGACGACCCCACCACCACCGGGCTCGTCTCCGAGCTGGCGGCCCTGCGCACGGACCCCCAGTACGCCCACCTCACCGACGAGATGCTCGCCACGGTCGGGGTCACCCTGTTCGGTGCCGGGGTCATCTCCACCATGGGCTTCCTGACGATGGCGGTCTTCTCCCTGCTCCAGAACCCGGACGTGTGGGAGCAGTTGCGGAAGTCGCCGGAGAAGATCCCCGGCGCAGTGGACGAACTCCTGCGGGTCAACCTGTCGATCGCCGACGGCCTGCCCCGTCTCGCCCTCGAAGACCTCACCCTCGGGGACGTCGAGGTGAAGAAGGGGGAGCTCCTCCTCGTCCTGGTCGAGGCCGCCAACACCGACCCGGCCGTGTTCAGCGACCCCCACGTCGTCGACATCGACCGGGAGAACGCGGCCACCCACCTCTCCTTCGGCGGCGGGCAGCACTACTGCCCCGCCACCGCGCTCGGCAAGCGGCACGCCGAGATCGCCATCGAGGTGCTCCTGGAGAAGATGCCCCGCCTCCAGCTCGCCGTGCCGGTCGACCAGCTCGTCTGGCGCACCCGGTTCATGAAGCGCCTCCCCGAGCGGCTCCCCGTCCTCTGGTAG
- a CDS encoding glycoside hydrolase family 35 protein, translating into MPRLEIAADGFRLDDRPFRIVSGALHYFRVHPEQWADRLHKARLLGLNTVETYVPWNLHAPRRGEFRLDGGLDLPRFLDLAAAEGLYVLLRPGPYICAEWEGGGLPPWLLAEEGIALRSSDPRFLRAVDEYLGALLAPLLSRLGGRGGPVLAVQLENEYGAYGQDTGYLAELAGLLRRHGVDVPLFTCDQPADLARGSLEGVLSTVNFGSKVEAGLAQLRAHRPEGPLMCSEFWIGWFDHWGGPHAVRAAEDAAADLDRLLAAGASVNIYMFHGGTNFGFTNGANDKGTYRPTVTSYDYDALLDEAGDPTAKYTAFREVLAKHGPVPDAPVPAPGPKLAHGPVELTDCAPLLEYADLLGRPVEGDRPLTMEELGQGYGFVLYETPLTAGGPAVLYAEDVRDRAQVFVDGQPVGVLEREGHEHALAFTVPRPGARLSVLVENQGRVNYGPGIHDRKGLAGRVLVNGRAPDRWTSRALPLDDPAGFAGMAFRAFDPDAPPVGPAFHRGYADVEEPADSFLALPGWTKGCVWINGFALGRYWSRGAQATLYVPAPVLRAGRNEITLLELHASATRAVELRDRPDLGGSEY; encoded by the coding sequence ATGCCCCGACTGGAGATCGCCGCAGACGGCTTCCGTCTCGACGACCGGCCGTTCCGCATCGTCTCCGGTGCACTGCACTACTTCCGCGTCCATCCGGAGCAATGGGCCGACCGGCTCCACAAGGCCCGGCTGCTGGGGCTCAACACGGTCGAGACCTACGTCCCGTGGAACCTCCACGCCCCGCGGCGCGGGGAGTTCCGCCTCGACGGAGGCCTCGACCTGCCCCGCTTCCTCGACCTCGCCGCTGCCGAGGGCCTGTACGTCCTGCTGCGCCCGGGCCCGTACATCTGCGCGGAATGGGAGGGCGGCGGCCTGCCCCCGTGGCTCCTCGCCGAGGAGGGCATCGCGCTGCGCAGCAGCGACCCGCGCTTCCTGCGGGCCGTGGACGAGTACCTCGGCGCGCTCCTGGCGCCCCTGCTGTCCCGGCTGGGCGGCCGGGGCGGCCCGGTGCTCGCCGTCCAGCTCGAAAACGAGTACGGGGCCTACGGGCAGGACACCGGATACCTCGCCGAACTGGCCGGGCTGCTGCGCCGGCACGGTGTGGACGTGCCCCTGTTCACCTGCGACCAGCCCGCGGACCTCGCCCGCGGCAGCCTGGAAGGAGTGCTGAGCACCGTCAACTTCGGCAGCAAGGTGGAGGCCGGGCTCGCGCAGCTGCGCGCCCACCGGCCCGAAGGGCCCCTGATGTGCTCGGAGTTCTGGATCGGCTGGTTCGACCACTGGGGCGGGCCCCATGCGGTGCGCGCCGCCGAGGACGCCGCGGCCGACCTGGACCGGCTGCTCGCGGCCGGAGCCTCCGTGAATATCTACATGTTCCACGGCGGAACGAACTTCGGCTTCACCAACGGCGCGAACGACAAGGGAACGTACCGGCCCACGGTCACCTCGTACGACTACGACGCGCTCCTGGACGAGGCCGGCGATCCCACGGCCAAGTACACCGCCTTCCGGGAGGTCCTCGCGAAGCACGGCCCCGTCCCCGACGCTCCGGTGCCCGCACCCGGCCCGAAGCTGGCGCACGGACCCGTCGAACTGACCGACTGCGCACCTCTGTTGGAGTACGCCGACCTCCTCGGCCGACCGGTCGAGGGCGACCGGCCGCTCACGATGGAGGAACTCGGACAGGGCTACGGTTTCGTCCTGTACGAGACCCCGCTGACGGCCGGCGGCCCGGCCGTCCTGTACGCCGAGGACGTCCGCGACCGGGCGCAGGTCTTCGTGGACGGACAGCCCGTCGGCGTACTCGAACGCGAGGGCCACGAGCACGCCCTCGCCTTCACCGTCCCCCGTCCGGGCGCCCGGCTGTCCGTACTCGTCGAGAACCAGGGGAGGGTCAACTACGGGCCGGGCATCCACGACCGCAAGGGACTGGCCGGCCGCGTCCTCGTCAACGGCCGGGCCCCGGACCGATGGACCAGCCGGGCTCTCCCCCTGGACGATCCCGCCGGCTTCGCGGGGATGGCCTTCCGCGCCTTCGACCCGGACGCGCCGCCGGTGGGCCCCGCCTTCCACCGCGGGTACGCCGATGTGGAGGAGCCGGCCGATAGCTTCCTCGCCCTGCCCGGCTGGACCAAGGGCTGCGTCTGGATCAACGGCTTCGCCCTGGGCCGGTATTGGTCCCGCGGCGCCCAGGCCACCCTGTACGTCCCCGCCCCGGTGCTCCGGGCGGGGCGCAACGAGATCACCCTCCTCGAACTGCATGCCTCGGCCACCCGCGCCGTGGAGCTGCGCGACCGTCCCGACCTGGGCGGGTCCGAGTACTGA
- a CDS encoding glycoside hydrolase family 5 protein — protein MTGTPLLRRAASALAVLSALLLATTTAAGATAAVPAAAGAPAAPEVLTGPELAASWTAPLSTRGRWIVDAAGNRFKLRAGNWAGAQGTWTGSGDINDPASHMHGISAHDMPLGLDRAPVAAILADFHGLGLNSIRLPFSNALVHDTKPVPDAAVAANPQLKGKTPLQVLDAVIAALTADGFAVILNNHTTTSRFCCGLDGNERWNSSQSTQQWVDDWVFMVNRYKADKRVVGADLRNEVRRDTWDDPNWGWYDSHDAYAAFEEAGNRILRAAPDMLVVMEGINWYGIPLAGLPHGRPMLTPVANLSHTLITSGKLVYAAHFYGYTGPANTGAGSGPGSTNDPRYQDFTPEQLAQVVNSQALFVTQEGQHFTAPVWISEFGAGGRGSNDAKEQAWLHRFTDILVANDTDFAIWPLVGWTGADGAPMDNWALLSYAANGARQGIGDGGDWRADDWNRLVSTPGRTGPVAQVDHWNMLDLDHADYDVSATMLAKPDWSPGNRKGNCPDSQRLTGLGRSSSRGLCTDAGGPAKATGSWTVVTDERYVTAGDWAAGYNKLQCPAQTFAVGYAVRGNAMSALLCAPAAASLPATGRTLWFDRGDNRPATGGSNASDWAPGNYKGQCADTEYLAGVAYTWKWNHGGVPDALLCRPLK, from the coding sequence GTGACAGGCACACCACTGCTCCGACGCGCGGCCTCGGCACTCGCCGTGCTGTCCGCGCTGCTCCTCGCCACCACCACCGCGGCCGGTGCGACGGCCGCCGTTCCCGCCGCGGCCGGCGCCCCGGCCGCGCCCGAGGTCCTGACCGGCCCCGAGCTGGCCGCCTCGTGGACCGCGCCGCTCAGCACCCGGGGCCGCTGGATCGTCGACGCCGCGGGTAACCGCTTCAAGCTCAGAGCGGGCAACTGGGCCGGAGCTCAAGGGACATGGACCGGCAGCGGGGACATCAACGATCCCGCCAGCCACATGCACGGGATATCGGCCCACGACATGCCCCTGGGCCTGGACCGGGCACCGGTGGCCGCCATCCTGGCCGACTTCCACGGCCTGGGCCTCAACAGCATCCGGCTGCCGTTCTCCAACGCGCTCGTCCACGACACCAAGCCCGTCCCGGACGCGGCGGTCGCCGCCAACCCGCAGCTGAAGGGCAAGACTCCGCTGCAGGTGCTCGACGCCGTCATCGCGGCGCTCACCGCCGACGGGTTCGCGGTCATCCTCAACAACCACACCACCACCTCCCGCTTCTGCTGCGGACTGGACGGCAACGAGCGCTGGAACAGCAGCCAGAGCACCCAGCAGTGGGTGGACGACTGGGTGTTCATGGTGAACCGCTACAAGGCGGACAAGCGGGTGGTGGGGGCCGACCTGCGCAACGAGGTGCGCCGCGACACCTGGGACGACCCCAACTGGGGCTGGTACGACAGCCACGACGCCTACGCCGCCTTCGAGGAGGCCGGGAACCGGATCCTGCGGGCGGCGCCCGACATGCTGGTCGTCATGGAGGGCATCAACTGGTACGGAATCCCGCTCGCCGGCCTTCCGCACGGGCGGCCCATGCTGACGCCGGTGGCCAACCTCTCCCACACGCTGATCACCTCGGGCAAGCTCGTCTACGCCGCCCACTTCTACGGCTACACCGGACCGGCCAACACCGGAGCCGGTAGCGGCCCCGGCTCCACGAACGACCCCCGCTACCAGGACTTCACCCCCGAGCAGCTCGCCCAAGTGGTGAACTCCCAGGCGCTGTTCGTCACCCAGGAGGGGCAGCACTTCACCGCCCCGGTATGGATCAGCGAGTTCGGCGCCGGCGGCCGCGGCTCCAACGACGCCAAGGAACAGGCCTGGCTGCACCGCTTCACCGACATCCTCGTGGCCAACGACACCGACTTCGCGATCTGGCCGCTCGTCGGCTGGACCGGCGCCGACGGCGCCCCGATGGACAACTGGGCCTTGCTCTCCTACGCCGCGAACGGTGCCCGCCAGGGCATCGGGGACGGCGGGGACTGGCGCGCGGACGACTGGAACCGGCTGGTCTCCACCCCCGGCCGCACCGGTCCGGTCGCCCAGGTCGACCACTGGAACATGCTCGACCTCGACCACGCCGACTACGACGTCTCCGCGACCATGCTCGCCAAGCCCGACTGGTCCCCGGGCAACCGCAAGGGCAACTGCCCCGACTCCCAGCGGCTGACCGGCCTCGGCCGCAGCAGCAGCCGGGGCCTGTGCACCGACGCGGGCGGCCCGGCGAAGGCCACCGGATCCTGGACCGTCGTCACGGACGAGCGGTACGTCACCGCAGGCGACTGGGCGGCCGGATACAACAAGCTCCAGTGCCCCGCGCAGACCTTCGCCGTCGGCTACGCCGTCCGTGGCAACGCCATGTCGGCGCTGCTGTGCGCCCCCGCCGCCGCGAGCCTGCCCGCCACCGGCCGCACCCTCTGGTTCGACCGCGGGGACAACCGCCCCGCCACTGGCGGCTCGAACGCCAGCGACTGGGCACCCGGCAACTACAAGGGCCAGTGCGCCGACACCGAGTACCTCGCGGGCGTCGCCTACACCTGGAAGTGGAACCACGGCGGGGTCCCCGACGCCCTGCTGTGCCGCCCGCTGAAGTAA
- a CDS encoding carbohydrate ABC transporter permease: MKTAARLSAALGLGARGLLVGLLTTAFLTPFYLMLRGSLMDARGITSPHWTWWPSTAHFENFTALFDDPTLSMGRALGNSTVIALITAPVSTLLASAAGYAFARIPVRGRGVLLALVVATLMIPGSVTFVPTFVVVGSLGGVNTLWGIIAPGLFNPFAVLLFRNFYLQFPAEIEEAGRLDGLGWFGLYRRIALPNSGAMLASLGALAFIDSWNSFLWPLVIGQDPSAWTAQIALSTFLTSQTINLPGLFAGAVVTIVPLVVMFLVAQRYIVAGIATSGLKG, from the coding sequence GTGAAGACCGCGGCGAGACTGTCCGCAGCGCTGGGCCTCGGCGCGCGCGGACTGCTGGTGGGCCTGCTGACGACGGCCTTCCTGACGCCCTTCTACCTGATGCTGCGCGGCTCCCTGATGGACGCCCGGGGCATCACGTCGCCGCACTGGACCTGGTGGCCGTCAACGGCGCACTTCGAGAACTTCACCGCGCTCTTCGACGACCCGACCCTGTCCATGGGCCGGGCGCTCGGGAACTCCACCGTGATCGCCCTCATCACGGCCCCCGTCTCCACCCTCCTGGCCTCCGCCGCCGGCTACGCCTTCGCCCGGATCCCGGTACGGGGACGCGGTGTCCTCCTGGCCCTGGTGGTCGCCACCCTGATGATTCCCGGCTCGGTGACCTTCGTGCCGACCTTCGTGGTGGTCGGCTCCCTCGGCGGGGTGAACACGCTGTGGGGCATCATCGCGCCCGGCCTGTTCAACCCCTTCGCCGTCCTGCTGTTCCGCAACTTCTACCTCCAGTTCCCGGCCGAGATCGAAGAGGCCGGACGACTGGACGGGCTCGGCTGGTTCGGCCTCTACCGCCGGATCGCCCTGCCCAACTCGGGCGCGATGCTCGCCTCGCTGGGCGCACTGGCGTTCATCGACAGCTGGAACTCCTTCCTGTGGCCCCTGGTCATCGGACAGGACCCGTCGGCCTGGACGGCGCAGATCGCCCTGTCGACGTTCCTCACCTCGCAGACCATCAACCTGCCCGGCCTGTTCGCCGGAGCCGTCGTGACGATCGTCCCCCTGGTCGTCATGTTCCTGGTCGCCCAGCGCTACATCGTGGCGGGCATCGCCACCAGCGGCCTCAAGGGCTAG
- a CDS encoding carbohydrate ABC transporter permease, producing the protein MLSAPQTTRRSGRPGPPGPSGRSTAGAARAGRSGTGRSGTGRPGAGRSGAGRSGRIAFALLTAPILIGLGVFKYVAIGWSFLLSLSDARGTIAPTRWVGLDNYRALLSDGTFRGSLTQILWFTAFIVPVTFAASLGLALLVHRIRRGRAVLRTVFLIPAAVSYVAASLLWKMCLFNGLPGGIANTLGGWFGMEPVPWLQTTTPPLYWIVLVTLRLWLQVGFYMVLFLAGLQSIPKELYEAAALDGATGLRLLRRITLPMLRGTSVAVLMLLFIAAFQAFDEFYNLFNSGLSGTGGAPVQTPLGYLYNTAMGSQDYGMGSAGAFVLTALIVGVTLIQGRFTGFGRSEG; encoded by the coding sequence ATGCTCTCCGCACCGCAGACCACACGGCGGTCCGGGCGGCCGGGACCGCCCGGACCGTCCGGGCGGTCCACCGCGGGGGCGGCCCGCGCCGGCCGCTCGGGCACGGGCCGCTCGGGCACGGGCCGCCCGGGCGCGGGCCGCTCCGGCGCGGGCCGCTCCGGCCGGATCGCCTTCGCGCTGCTCACCGCTCCGATCCTGATCGGCCTCGGCGTCTTCAAGTACGTCGCCATCGGCTGGAGCTTCCTGCTCAGCCTGAGCGACGCGCGCGGCACCATCGCTCCCACCCGCTGGGTGGGGCTGGACAACTACCGGGCCCTGCTCTCCGACGGGACCTTCCGCGGCTCCCTGACCCAGATCCTCTGGTTCACCGCCTTCATCGTGCCGGTCACCTTCGCCGCCTCCCTCGGGCTCGCCCTGCTGGTGCACCGGATCCGGCGGGGGCGTGCGGTACTGCGCACCGTCTTCCTCATCCCGGCGGCCGTGTCCTACGTGGCCGCCTCGCTCCTGTGGAAGATGTGCCTGTTCAACGGGCTCCCGGGCGGCATCGCCAACACCCTCGGCGGCTGGTTCGGCATGGAACCCGTCCCCTGGCTGCAGACCACCACCCCGCCGCTGTACTGGATCGTCCTGGTCACCCTGCGCCTCTGGCTCCAGGTCGGCTTCTACATGGTGCTCTTCCTGGCCGGCCTCCAGAGCATCCCCAAGGAGCTCTACGAGGCCGCGGCACTGGACGGCGCGACCGGCCTGCGGCTGCTGCGCCGGATCACGCTGCCGATGCTGCGCGGCACCTCCGTCGCGGTGCTGATGCTCCTCTTCATCGCCGCCTTCCAGGCCTTCGACGAGTTCTACAACCTCTTCAACAGCGGGCTCTCCGGCACCGGCGGCGCCCCCGTCCAGACCCCGCTGGGCTACCTCTACAACACCGCGATGGGAAGCCAGGACTACGGAATGGGATCGGCCGGAGCCTTCGTACTCACCGCGCTCATCGTCGGAGTGACCCTGATCCAGGGGCGCTTCACCGGATTCGGCAGGAGCGAGGGGTGA
- a CDS encoding ABC transporter substrate-binding protein: MSAHRTELSRRRFLGGSLLIAAGAVVTTACSTDPNAGAASGAKTTLNVWYHAYGEAGTQQAALRYATAFTKAHPDIAVKVTWVPGDYSGKLNATLLTDAAPDVFEIGDFSESLARRGQIAALDELYGGERSDFNDNAVAGVGVDGKLYGVKMIDDVMMLYFRKSVLAKAGITPPTTFDELAAAAKALTTKSGKGLFLGNDGLGDSPILAVRSNGGDLVTDGKVAFGSPQALEALNGLRRLHEDKSLLLGFTTDWWDPSALTQNVVPMQWCGLWAMPAVKTALGEDFGVLPWPAFKAGGTPVVRVGGWTSCVNAKSKNADAAKTFVQWLWIRQADLQKDWAESYGFHVPPRKSVAAGAAKLTDGAAKEAVELAATYGKSNPGTWDTAVSSAFTGAAAKIVGGQGVPAEVLADAVKQAQAAIDKQRG; encoded by the coding sequence ATGAGCGCGCACAGAACCGAGCTTAGCCGACGGCGTTTTCTCGGCGGATCACTGCTGATCGCCGCGGGAGCGGTGGTGACCACCGCCTGCTCCACCGACCCGAACGCGGGTGCCGCCTCCGGGGCGAAGACCACCCTGAACGTCTGGTACCACGCGTACGGCGAGGCCGGCACGCAGCAGGCCGCGCTGCGCTACGCGACCGCCTTCACCAAGGCGCACCCGGACATAGCCGTCAAGGTCACCTGGGTCCCGGGCGACTACTCCGGCAAGCTCAACGCGACCCTGCTCACCGACGCGGCCCCGGACGTCTTCGAGATCGGCGACTTCAGCGAAAGCCTGGCCCGCCGGGGCCAGATCGCCGCCCTCGACGAGCTCTACGGCGGTGAGCGGTCGGACTTCAACGACAACGCCGTCGCCGGCGTGGGCGTCGACGGCAAGCTCTACGGCGTCAAGATGATCGACGACGTCATGATGCTGTACTTCCGCAAGAGCGTGCTGGCCAAGGCCGGCATCACCCCGCCCACCACCTTCGACGAACTGGCCGCGGCGGCCAAGGCCCTCACCACCAAGTCCGGCAAGGGCCTGTTCCTCGGCAACGACGGCCTGGGCGACAGCCCGATCCTCGCCGTCCGCTCGAACGGCGGCGACCTGGTGACCGACGGCAAGGTGGCCTTCGGCTCCCCGCAGGCGCTGGAGGCCTTGAATGGCCTGCGGCGTCTGCACGAGGACAAGTCCCTGCTCCTCGGATTCACCACCGACTGGTGGGACCCGTCCGCCCTCACCCAGAACGTCGTCCCCATGCAGTGGTGCGGCCTGTGGGCGATGCCGGCCGTCAAGACCGCCCTCGGCGAGGACTTCGGCGTCCTGCCGTGGCCCGCCTTCAAGGCCGGCGGCACCCCCGTCGTGCGCGTCGGCGGGTGGACCAGCTGCGTGAACGCCAAGAGCAAGAACGCCGACGCCGCGAAGACGTTCGTCCAGTGGCTGTGGATCCGGCAGGCGGACCTGCAGAAGGACTGGGCCGAGAGCTACGGGTTCCACGTACCGCCCCGCAAGTCCGTGGCGGCCGGGGCCGCGAAGCTCACCGACGGAGCCGCCAAGGAGGCCGTGGAACTGGCCGCCACGTACGGCAAGTCCAACCCGGGCACCTGGGACACCGCCGTCAGCTCCGCCTTCACGGGAGCCGCCGCGAAGATCGTCGGCGGGCAGGGGGTCCCCGCGGAGGTCTTGGCGGACGCGGTGAAGCAGGCCCAGGCCGCCATCGACAAGCAGCGCGGCTGA